The window TCTGGGCTATGTACGACTAGATTGAGTCAGCTAACGGTGATCTTTGTCATTAGGTCAATCATGACGAACTTTTAAGCTTTCAATTTGTAGACCATTAAGAAAAATCAATTTAACTAATATTTTTTCAGAAAATGATAGCTCTAAACTTCTACccaaatcatcatcaatataaataacaacatttttatttttatacagttataaaatcataaatataaatgataaatcaCACGAAACAAACAAATTACTAGCATCACATATTACCAAATTTTTTTACcaataacaacaaaaacaaaaaacatgggaCCAATTCCAGTCCAAAAGTAAGGgggttttgttttttgaacGTTAGTccaaaaagtaagtaactgttTTTCTGACAAAGCCAAAAATATCCAAAATTGAAACATCCACTTCTTCCTTCCACACACCACACCACACCAATCATCACCCACCACCAAATGGTGTTCAACACCGTGTTAGTAGCCACGGTGGCGACAGTCTCCGCCGACGTATGGCAATCAGTGGCATGTTTTTCCGAACACATATCATCCGATGAACTCCTAGATCTAGTCATATGTTTCCCTTTACAACAGCTTGGTCGTTTCGCTATCTGTGTTTGGAATTTCTTTTGTATCCCCCCGTCCCCACCTGACGCTTATTATTATTCTTCTTATTCTTATTATGACGATGACGATGAGGAAACGGATTACGATTCCGATGCTACTCCCGCCGTTGCCGGTGGGTTTTCCGGCTATGATCATGGCCGGCGAATTTCGTATTCCGATTCCCATTCCGATTGATTGACTGAGACGACCCTTTTTTTGTTATGGTTATTTGATGGTTATTTTCTTTCCTGTTTTGTACagaaattcttttctttttttttgt is drawn from Erigeron canadensis isolate Cc75 chromosome 9, C_canadensis_v1, whole genome shotgun sequence and contains these coding sequences:
- the LOC122583523 gene encoding uncharacterized protein LOC122583523, with the protein product MVFNTVLVATVATVSADVWQSVACFSEHISSDELLDLVICFPLQQLGRFAICVWNFFCIPPSPPDAYYYSSYSYYDDDDEETDYDSDATPAVAGGFSGYDHGRRISYSDSHSD